A window of the Chlorocebus sabaeus isolate Y175 chromosome 8, mChlSab1.0.hap1, whole genome shotgun sequence genome harbors these coding sequences:
- the NRBP2 gene encoding nuclear receptor-binding protein 2 isoform X2, producing MAAPEPAPRLAREREREDESEDESDILEESPCGRWQKRREEVNQGNMPGLQSTFLAMDTEEGVEVVWNELHFRDRKAFAAHEEKIQTVFEQLVLVDHPNIVKLHKYWLDTSEACARVIFITEYVSSGSLKQFLKKTKKNHKAMNARAWKRWCTQILSALSFLHACSPPIIHGNLTSDTIFIQHNGLIKIGSVWHRIFSNALPHDLRSPIRAEREELRNLHFFPPEYGEVADGTAVDIFSFGMCALEMAVLEIQANGDTRVTEEAIARARHSLSDPNMREFILCCLARDPARRPSAHSLLFHRVLFEVHSLKLLAAHCFIQHQYLMPENVVEEKTKAVDLHAVLAELPRPRRPPLQWRYSEVSFMELDKFLEDVRNGIYPLMNFAATRPLGLPRVLAPPPEEAQKAKTPTPEPFDSETRKVIQMQCNLERSEDKARWHVSGAWEGSAAVGKAGAWQTPKPPADHAPPPPQLTLLLVLEDRLHRQLTYDLLPSRLGKGPGRRAVTPGSGWRSGLMPRLTPLPQRTALRTLPWSLCTTASSTRTTG from the exons GTAAACCAGGGGAACATGCCAGGGCTTCAGAGCACCTTCCTAGCCATGGACACGGAGGAGGGGGTAGAGGTGGTGTGGAACGAGCTCCACTTCAGAGACAGGAAGGCCTTCGCGGCGCACGAG GAGAAGATCCAGACTGTGTTTGAGCAGCTGGTGCTGGTGGACCACCCCAACATCGTGAAGTTGCACAAGTATTGGCTGGATACCTCCGAGGCCTGCGCGAGG GTCATCTTCATCACAGAGTACGTGTCATCAGGCAGCCTCaagcaattcctcaaaaaaaccAAGAAGAACCACAAGGCCATGAACGCCCGG GCCTGGAAGCGCTGGTGCACGCAGATCCTGTCCGCGCTCAG CTTCCTGCACGCCTGCAGCCCCCCGATCATTCACGGGAACCTGACCAGCGACACCATCTTCATTCAGCACAACGGCCTCATCAAGATCGGCTCTG TGTGGCACCGAATCTTCTCCAATG CGCTGCCGCATGATCTCCGAAGCCCCATCCGCGCTGAGCGAGAGGAACTTCGGAACCTGCACTTCTTCCCCCCAGAGTACGGCG AGGTGGCCGACGGGACCGCTGTGGACATCTTCTCCTTTGGGATGTGTGCACTGGAG ATGGCTGTGCTGGAGATCCAGGCCAACGGGGACACCCGGGTCACAGAGGAGGCCATTGCTCGTGCCAGGCACTCACTGAGTGACCCCAACATGCGG GAGTTCATCCTTTGCTGCCTGGCCCGGGACCCTGCCCGCCGGCCCTCTGCCCACAGCCTCCTCTTCCACCGCGTGCTCTTCGAGGTGCACTCGCTGAAGCTCCTAGCAGCCCACTGCTTTATCCAGCACCAGT ACCTCATGCCTGAGAACGTAGTGGAGGAGAAGACCAAGGCCGTGGACCTGCATGCAGTCTTGGCGGAGCTTCCCCGGCCCCGCAGGCCTCCGCTGCAGTGGCG GTACTCGGAAGTCTCCTTCATGGAGCTGGACAAATTCCTGGAGGATGTCAG GAATGGGATCTACCCACTGATGAACTTTGCAGCCACTCGGCCCCTGGGGCTGCCCCGGGTGCTAGCCCCACCCCCGGAGGAGGCCCAAAAGGCCAAGACCCCGACGCCAGAGCCCTTTGACTCTGAGACCAGAAAG GTCATCCAGATGCAGTGCAACCTGGAGAGAAGCGAGGACAAGGCGCGCTGGCATGTGAGCGGGGCCTGGGAGGGCAGCGCTGCTGTGGGGAAGGCGGGAGCGTGGCAGACCCCCAAACCTCCAGCCGACCACGCCCCGCCGCCTCCCCAGCTCACTTTGCTTCTGGTGCTGGAGGACCGGCTGCACCGGCAGCTGACCTACGACCTGCTCCCAAGTAGGCTGGGCAAGGGACCTGGGCGGCGGGCGGTGACCCCGGGCAGCGGGTGGCGCAGCGGCCTCATGCCTCGCCTTACACCGTTGCCGCAGCGGACAGCCCTCAGGACCTTGCCTTGGAGCTTGTGCACTACGGCTTCCTCCACGAG GACGACCGGATGA
- the NRBP2 gene encoding nuclear receptor-binding protein 2 isoform X6 gives MAAPEPAPRLAREREREDESEDESDILEESPCGRWQKRREEVNQGNMPGLQSTFLAMDTEEGVEVVWNELHFRDRKAFAAHEEKIQTVFEQLVLVDHPNIVKLHKYWLDTSEACARVIFITEYVSSGSLKQFLKKTKKNHKAMNARAWKRWCTQILSALSFLHACSPPIIHGNLTSDTIFIQHNGLIKIGSVWHRIFSNALPHDLRSPIRAEREELRNLHFFPPEYGEVADGTAVDIFSFGMCALEMAVLEIQANGDTRVTEEAIARARHSLSDPNMREFILCCLARDPARRPSAHSLLFHRVLFEVHSLKLLAAHCFIQHQYLMPENVVEEKTKAVDLHAVLAELPRPRRPPLQWRYSEVSFMELDKFLEDVRNGIYPLMNFAATRPLGLPRVLAPPPEEAQKAKTPTPEPFDSETRKVIQMQCNLERSEDKARWHLTLLLVLEDRLHRQLTYDLLPTDSPQDLALELVHYGFLHEDDRMKLAAFLESTFLKYRGAQA, from the exons GTAAACCAGGGGAACATGCCAGGGCTTCAGAGCACCTTCCTAGCCATGGACACGGAGGAGGGGGTAGAGGTGGTGTGGAACGAGCTCCACTTCAGAGACAGGAAGGCCTTCGCGGCGCACGAG GAGAAGATCCAGACTGTGTTTGAGCAGCTGGTGCTGGTGGACCACCCCAACATCGTGAAGTTGCACAAGTATTGGCTGGATACCTCCGAGGCCTGCGCGAGG GTCATCTTCATCACAGAGTACGTGTCATCAGGCAGCCTCaagcaattcctcaaaaaaaccAAGAAGAACCACAAGGCCATGAACGCCCGG GCCTGGAAGCGCTGGTGCACGCAGATCCTGTCCGCGCTCAG CTTCCTGCACGCCTGCAGCCCCCCGATCATTCACGGGAACCTGACCAGCGACACCATCTTCATTCAGCACAACGGCCTCATCAAGATCGGCTCTG TGTGGCACCGAATCTTCTCCAATG CGCTGCCGCATGATCTCCGAAGCCCCATCCGCGCTGAGCGAGAGGAACTTCGGAACCTGCACTTCTTCCCCCCAGAGTACGGCG AGGTGGCCGACGGGACCGCTGTGGACATCTTCTCCTTTGGGATGTGTGCACTGGAG ATGGCTGTGCTGGAGATCCAGGCCAACGGGGACACCCGGGTCACAGAGGAGGCCATTGCTCGTGCCAGGCACTCACTGAGTGACCCCAACATGCGG GAGTTCATCCTTTGCTGCCTGGCCCGGGACCCTGCCCGCCGGCCCTCTGCCCACAGCCTCCTCTTCCACCGCGTGCTCTTCGAGGTGCACTCGCTGAAGCTCCTAGCAGCCCACTGCTTTATCCAGCACCAGT ACCTCATGCCTGAGAACGTAGTGGAGGAGAAGACCAAGGCCGTGGACCTGCATGCAGTCTTGGCGGAGCTTCCCCGGCCCCGCAGGCCTCCGCTGCAGTGGCG GTACTCGGAAGTCTCCTTCATGGAGCTGGACAAATTCCTGGAGGATGTCAG GAATGGGATCTACCCACTGATGAACTTTGCAGCCACTCGGCCCCTGGGGCTGCCCCGGGTGCTAGCCCCACCCCCGGAGGAGGCCCAAAAGGCCAAGACCCCGACGCCAGAGCCCTTTGACTCTGAGACCAGAAAG GTCATCCAGATGCAGTGCAACCTGGAGAGAAGCGAGGACAAGGCGCGCTGGCAT CTCACTTTGCTTCTGGTGCTGGAGGACCGGCTGCACCGGCAGCTGACCTACGACCTGCTCCCAA CGGACAGCCCTCAGGACCTTGCCTTGGAGCTTGTGCACTACGGCTTCCTCCACGAG GACGACCGGATGAAGCTGGCCGCCTTCCTGGAGAGCACCTTCCTGAAGTACCGTGGGGCCCAGGCCTGA
- the NRBP2 gene encoding nuclear receptor-binding protein 2 isoform X7: protein MNARAWKRWCTQILSALSFLHACSPPIIHGNLTSDTIFIQHNGLIKIGSVWHRIFSNALPHDLRSPIRAEREELRNLHFFPPEYGEVADGTAVDIFSFGMCALEMAVLEIQANGDTRVTEEAIARARHSLSDPNMREFILCCLARDPARRPSAHSLLFHRVLFEVHSLKLLAAHCFIQHQYLMPENVVEEKTKAVDLHAVLAELPRPRRPPLQWRYSEVSFMELDKFLEDVRNGIYPLMNFAATRPLGLPRVLAPPPEEAQKAKTPTPEPFDSETRKVIQMQCNLERSEDKARWHVSGAWEGSAAVGKAGAWQTPKPPADHAPPPPQLTLLLVLEDRLHRQLTYDLLPSRLGKGPGRRAVTPGSGWRSGLMPRLTPLPQRTALRTLPWSLCTTASSTRCAGWCSVAWRRGQAGQAVPLRPPCLPPSTGRPDEAGRLPGEHLPEVPWGPGLT, encoded by the exons ATGAACGCCCGG GCCTGGAAGCGCTGGTGCACGCAGATCCTGTCCGCGCTCAG CTTCCTGCACGCCTGCAGCCCCCCGATCATTCACGGGAACCTGACCAGCGACACCATCTTCATTCAGCACAACGGCCTCATCAAGATCGGCTCTG TGTGGCACCGAATCTTCTCCAATG CGCTGCCGCATGATCTCCGAAGCCCCATCCGCGCTGAGCGAGAGGAACTTCGGAACCTGCACTTCTTCCCCCCAGAGTACGGCG AGGTGGCCGACGGGACCGCTGTGGACATCTTCTCCTTTGGGATGTGTGCACTGGAG ATGGCTGTGCTGGAGATCCAGGCCAACGGGGACACCCGGGTCACAGAGGAGGCCATTGCTCGTGCCAGGCACTCACTGAGTGACCCCAACATGCGG GAGTTCATCCTTTGCTGCCTGGCCCGGGACCCTGCCCGCCGGCCCTCTGCCCACAGCCTCCTCTTCCACCGCGTGCTCTTCGAGGTGCACTCGCTGAAGCTCCTAGCAGCCCACTGCTTTATCCAGCACCAGT ACCTCATGCCTGAGAACGTAGTGGAGGAGAAGACCAAGGCCGTGGACCTGCATGCAGTCTTGGCGGAGCTTCCCCGGCCCCGCAGGCCTCCGCTGCAGTGGCG GTACTCGGAAGTCTCCTTCATGGAGCTGGACAAATTCCTGGAGGATGTCAG GAATGGGATCTACCCACTGATGAACTTTGCAGCCACTCGGCCCCTGGGGCTGCCCCGGGTGCTAGCCCCACCCCCGGAGGAGGCCCAAAAGGCCAAGACCCCGACGCCAGAGCCCTTTGACTCTGAGACCAGAAAG GTCATCCAGATGCAGTGCAACCTGGAGAGAAGCGAGGACAAGGCGCGCTGGCATGTGAGCGGGGCCTGGGAGGGCAGCGCTGCTGTGGGGAAGGCGGGAGCGTGGCAGACCCCCAAACCTCCAGCCGACCACGCCCCGCCGCCTCCCCAGCTCACTTTGCTTCTGGTGCTGGAGGACCGGCTGCACCGGCAGCTGACCTACGACCTGCTCCCAAGTAGGCTGGGCAAGGGACCTGGGCGGCGGGCGGTGACCCCGGGCAGCGGGTGGCGCAGCGGCCTCATGCCTCGCCTTACACCGTTGCCGCAGCGGACAGCCCTCAGGACCTTGCCTTGGAGCTTGTGCACTACGGCTTCCTCCACGAGGTGCGCTGGGTGGTGCAGCGTGGCCTGGCGGAGGGGGCAAGCGGGGCAGGCTGTGCCCCTCCGTCCCCCATGCCTCCCTCCTTCCACAGGACGACCGGATGAAGCTGGCCGCCTTCCTGGAGAGCACCTTCCTGAAGTACCGTGGGGCCCAGGCCTGACCTAG
- the NRBP2 gene encoding nuclear receptor-binding protein 2 isoform X3, which yields MAAPEPAPRLAREREREDESEDESDILEESPCGRWQKRREEVNQGNMPGLQSTFLAMDTEEGVEVVWNELHFRDRKAFAAHEEKIQTVFEQLVLVDHPNIVKLHKYWLDTSEACARVIFITEYVSSGSLKQFLKKTKKNHKAMNARAWKRWCTQILSALSFLHACSPPIIHGNLTSDTIFIQHNGLIKIGSVWHRIFSNALPHDLRSPIRAEREELRNLHFFPPEYGEVADGTAVDIFSFGMCALEMAVLEIQANGDTRVTEEAIARARHSLSDPNMREFILCCLARDPARRPSAHSLLFHRVLFEVHSLKLLAAHCFIQHQYLMPENVVEEKTKAVDLHAVLAELPRPRRPPLQWRYSEVSFMELDKFLEDVRNGIYPLMNFAATRPLGLPRVLAPPPEEAQKAKTPTPEPFDSETRKVIQMQCNLERSEDKARWHVSGAWEGSAAVGKAGAWQTPKPPADHAPPPPQLTLLLVLEDRLHRQLTYDLLPTDSPQDLALELVHYGFLHEVRWVVQRGLAEGASGAGCAPPSPMPPSFHRTTG from the exons GTAAACCAGGGGAACATGCCAGGGCTTCAGAGCACCTTCCTAGCCATGGACACGGAGGAGGGGGTAGAGGTGGTGTGGAACGAGCTCCACTTCAGAGACAGGAAGGCCTTCGCGGCGCACGAG GAGAAGATCCAGACTGTGTTTGAGCAGCTGGTGCTGGTGGACCACCCCAACATCGTGAAGTTGCACAAGTATTGGCTGGATACCTCCGAGGCCTGCGCGAGG GTCATCTTCATCACAGAGTACGTGTCATCAGGCAGCCTCaagcaattcctcaaaaaaaccAAGAAGAACCACAAGGCCATGAACGCCCGG GCCTGGAAGCGCTGGTGCACGCAGATCCTGTCCGCGCTCAG CTTCCTGCACGCCTGCAGCCCCCCGATCATTCACGGGAACCTGACCAGCGACACCATCTTCATTCAGCACAACGGCCTCATCAAGATCGGCTCTG TGTGGCACCGAATCTTCTCCAATG CGCTGCCGCATGATCTCCGAAGCCCCATCCGCGCTGAGCGAGAGGAACTTCGGAACCTGCACTTCTTCCCCCCAGAGTACGGCG AGGTGGCCGACGGGACCGCTGTGGACATCTTCTCCTTTGGGATGTGTGCACTGGAG ATGGCTGTGCTGGAGATCCAGGCCAACGGGGACACCCGGGTCACAGAGGAGGCCATTGCTCGTGCCAGGCACTCACTGAGTGACCCCAACATGCGG GAGTTCATCCTTTGCTGCCTGGCCCGGGACCCTGCCCGCCGGCCCTCTGCCCACAGCCTCCTCTTCCACCGCGTGCTCTTCGAGGTGCACTCGCTGAAGCTCCTAGCAGCCCACTGCTTTATCCAGCACCAGT ACCTCATGCCTGAGAACGTAGTGGAGGAGAAGACCAAGGCCGTGGACCTGCATGCAGTCTTGGCGGAGCTTCCCCGGCCCCGCAGGCCTCCGCTGCAGTGGCG GTACTCGGAAGTCTCCTTCATGGAGCTGGACAAATTCCTGGAGGATGTCAG GAATGGGATCTACCCACTGATGAACTTTGCAGCCACTCGGCCCCTGGGGCTGCCCCGGGTGCTAGCCCCACCCCCGGAGGAGGCCCAAAAGGCCAAGACCCCGACGCCAGAGCCCTTTGACTCTGAGACCAGAAAG GTCATCCAGATGCAGTGCAACCTGGAGAGAAGCGAGGACAAGGCGCGCTGGCATGTGAGCGGGGCCTGGGAGGGCAGCGCTGCTGTGGGGAAGGCGGGAGCGTGGCAGACCCCCAAACCTCCAGCCGACCACGCCCCGCCGCCTCCCCAGCTCACTTTGCTTCTGGTGCTGGAGGACCGGCTGCACCGGCAGCTGACCTACGACCTGCTCCCAA CGGACAGCCCTCAGGACCTTGCCTTGGAGCTTGTGCACTACGGCTTCCTCCACGAGGTGCGCTGGGTGGTGCAGCGTGGCCTGGCGGAGGGGGCAAGCGGGGCAGGCTGTGCCCCTCCGTCCCCCATGCCTCCCTCCTTCCACAGGACGACCGGATGA
- the NRBP2 gene encoding nuclear receptor-binding protein 2 isoform X4, giving the protein MAAPEPAPRLAREREREDESEDESDILEESPCGRWQKRREEVNQGNMPGLQSTFLAMDTEEGVEVVWNELHFRDRKAFAAHEEKIQTVFEQLVLVDHPNIVKLHKYWLDTSEACARVIFITEYVSSGSLKQFLKKTKKNHKAMNARAWKRWCTQILSALSFLHACSPPIIHGNLTSDTIFIQHNGLIKIGSVWHRIFSNALPHDLRSPIRAEREELRNLHFFPPEYGEVADGTAVDIFSFGMCALEMAVLEIQANGDTRVTEEAIARARHSLSDPNMREFILCCLARDPARRPSAHSLLFHRVLFEVHSLKLLAAHCFIQHQYLMPENVVEEKTKAVDLHAVLAELPRPRRPPLQWRYSEVSFMELDKFLEDVRNGIYPLMNFAATRPLGLPRVLAPPPEEAQKAKTPTPEPFDSETRKVIQMQCNLERSEDKARWHVSGAWEGSAAVGKAGAWQTPKPPADHAPPPPQLTLLLVLEDRLHRQLTYDLLPTDSPQDLALELVHYGFLHEDDRMKLAAFLESTFLKYRGAQA; this is encoded by the exons GTAAACCAGGGGAACATGCCAGGGCTTCAGAGCACCTTCCTAGCCATGGACACGGAGGAGGGGGTAGAGGTGGTGTGGAACGAGCTCCACTTCAGAGACAGGAAGGCCTTCGCGGCGCACGAG GAGAAGATCCAGACTGTGTTTGAGCAGCTGGTGCTGGTGGACCACCCCAACATCGTGAAGTTGCACAAGTATTGGCTGGATACCTCCGAGGCCTGCGCGAGG GTCATCTTCATCACAGAGTACGTGTCATCAGGCAGCCTCaagcaattcctcaaaaaaaccAAGAAGAACCACAAGGCCATGAACGCCCGG GCCTGGAAGCGCTGGTGCACGCAGATCCTGTCCGCGCTCAG CTTCCTGCACGCCTGCAGCCCCCCGATCATTCACGGGAACCTGACCAGCGACACCATCTTCATTCAGCACAACGGCCTCATCAAGATCGGCTCTG TGTGGCACCGAATCTTCTCCAATG CGCTGCCGCATGATCTCCGAAGCCCCATCCGCGCTGAGCGAGAGGAACTTCGGAACCTGCACTTCTTCCCCCCAGAGTACGGCG AGGTGGCCGACGGGACCGCTGTGGACATCTTCTCCTTTGGGATGTGTGCACTGGAG ATGGCTGTGCTGGAGATCCAGGCCAACGGGGACACCCGGGTCACAGAGGAGGCCATTGCTCGTGCCAGGCACTCACTGAGTGACCCCAACATGCGG GAGTTCATCCTTTGCTGCCTGGCCCGGGACCCTGCCCGCCGGCCCTCTGCCCACAGCCTCCTCTTCCACCGCGTGCTCTTCGAGGTGCACTCGCTGAAGCTCCTAGCAGCCCACTGCTTTATCCAGCACCAGT ACCTCATGCCTGAGAACGTAGTGGAGGAGAAGACCAAGGCCGTGGACCTGCATGCAGTCTTGGCGGAGCTTCCCCGGCCCCGCAGGCCTCCGCTGCAGTGGCG GTACTCGGAAGTCTCCTTCATGGAGCTGGACAAATTCCTGGAGGATGTCAG GAATGGGATCTACCCACTGATGAACTTTGCAGCCACTCGGCCCCTGGGGCTGCCCCGGGTGCTAGCCCCACCCCCGGAGGAGGCCCAAAAGGCCAAGACCCCGACGCCAGAGCCCTTTGACTCTGAGACCAGAAAG GTCATCCAGATGCAGTGCAACCTGGAGAGAAGCGAGGACAAGGCGCGCTGGCATGTGAGCGGGGCCTGGGAGGGCAGCGCTGCTGTGGGGAAGGCGGGAGCGTGGCAGACCCCCAAACCTCCAGCCGACCACGCCCCGCCGCCTCCCCAGCTCACTTTGCTTCTGGTGCTGGAGGACCGGCTGCACCGGCAGCTGACCTACGACCTGCTCCCAA CGGACAGCCCTCAGGACCTTGCCTTGGAGCTTGTGCACTACGGCTTCCTCCACGAG GACGACCGGATGAAGCTGGCCGCCTTCCTGGAGAGCACCTTCCTGAAGTACCGTGGGGCCCAGGCCTGA
- the NRBP2 gene encoding nuclear receptor-binding protein 2 isoform X1: protein MAAPEPAPRLAREREREDESEDESDILEESPCGRWQKRREEVNQGNMPGLQSTFLAMDTEEGVEVVWNELHFRDRKAFAAHEEKIQTVFEQLVLVDHPNIVKLHKYWLDTSEACARVIFITEYVSSGSLKQFLKKTKKNHKAMNARAWKRWCTQILSALSFLHACSPPIIHGNLTSDTIFIQHNGLIKIGSVWHRIFSNALPHDLRSPIRAEREELRNLHFFPPEYGEVADGTAVDIFSFGMCALEMAVLEIQANGDTRVTEEAIARARHSLSDPNMREFILCCLARDPARRPSAHSLLFHRVLFEVHSLKLLAAHCFIQHQYLMPENVVEEKTKAVDLHAVLAELPRPRRPPLQWRYSEVSFMELDKFLEDVRNGIYPLMNFAATRPLGLPRVLAPPPEEAQKAKTPTPEPFDSETRKVIQMQCNLERSEDKARWHLTLLLVLEDRLHRQLTYDLLPSRLGKGPGRRAVTPGSGWRSGLMPRLTPLPQRTALRTLPWSLCTTASSTRCAGWCSVAWRRGQAGQAVPLRPPCLPPSTGRPDEAGRLPGEHLPEVPWGPGLT, encoded by the exons GTAAACCAGGGGAACATGCCAGGGCTTCAGAGCACCTTCCTAGCCATGGACACGGAGGAGGGGGTAGAGGTGGTGTGGAACGAGCTCCACTTCAGAGACAGGAAGGCCTTCGCGGCGCACGAG GAGAAGATCCAGACTGTGTTTGAGCAGCTGGTGCTGGTGGACCACCCCAACATCGTGAAGTTGCACAAGTATTGGCTGGATACCTCCGAGGCCTGCGCGAGG GTCATCTTCATCACAGAGTACGTGTCATCAGGCAGCCTCaagcaattcctcaaaaaaaccAAGAAGAACCACAAGGCCATGAACGCCCGG GCCTGGAAGCGCTGGTGCACGCAGATCCTGTCCGCGCTCAG CTTCCTGCACGCCTGCAGCCCCCCGATCATTCACGGGAACCTGACCAGCGACACCATCTTCATTCAGCACAACGGCCTCATCAAGATCGGCTCTG TGTGGCACCGAATCTTCTCCAATG CGCTGCCGCATGATCTCCGAAGCCCCATCCGCGCTGAGCGAGAGGAACTTCGGAACCTGCACTTCTTCCCCCCAGAGTACGGCG AGGTGGCCGACGGGACCGCTGTGGACATCTTCTCCTTTGGGATGTGTGCACTGGAG ATGGCTGTGCTGGAGATCCAGGCCAACGGGGACACCCGGGTCACAGAGGAGGCCATTGCTCGTGCCAGGCACTCACTGAGTGACCCCAACATGCGG GAGTTCATCCTTTGCTGCCTGGCCCGGGACCCTGCCCGCCGGCCCTCTGCCCACAGCCTCCTCTTCCACCGCGTGCTCTTCGAGGTGCACTCGCTGAAGCTCCTAGCAGCCCACTGCTTTATCCAGCACCAGT ACCTCATGCCTGAGAACGTAGTGGAGGAGAAGACCAAGGCCGTGGACCTGCATGCAGTCTTGGCGGAGCTTCCCCGGCCCCGCAGGCCTCCGCTGCAGTGGCG GTACTCGGAAGTCTCCTTCATGGAGCTGGACAAATTCCTGGAGGATGTCAG GAATGGGATCTACCCACTGATGAACTTTGCAGCCACTCGGCCCCTGGGGCTGCCCCGGGTGCTAGCCCCACCCCCGGAGGAGGCCCAAAAGGCCAAGACCCCGACGCCAGAGCCCTTTGACTCTGAGACCAGAAAG GTCATCCAGATGCAGTGCAACCTGGAGAGAAGCGAGGACAAGGCGCGCTGGCAT CTCACTTTGCTTCTGGTGCTGGAGGACCGGCTGCACCGGCAGCTGACCTACGACCTGCTCCCAAGTAGGCTGGGCAAGGGACCTGGGCGGCGGGCGGTGACCCCGGGCAGCGGGTGGCGCAGCGGCCTCATGCCTCGCCTTACACCGTTGCCGCAGCGGACAGCCCTCAGGACCTTGCCTTGGAGCTTGTGCACTACGGCTTCCTCCACGAGGTGCGCTGGGTGGTGCAGCGTGGCCTGGCGGAGGGGGCAAGCGGGGCAGGCTGTGCCCCTCCGTCCCCCATGCCTCCCTCCTTCCACAGGACGACCGGATGAAGCTGGCCGCCTTCCTGGAGAGCACCTTCCTGAAGTACCGTGGGGCCCAGGCCTGACCTAG
- the NRBP2 gene encoding nuclear receptor-binding protein 2 isoform X5, translating to MAAPEPAPRLAREREREDESEDESDILEESPCGRWQKRREEVNQGNMPGLQSTFLAMDTEEGVEVVWNELHFRDRKAFAAHEEKIQTVFEQLVLVDHPNIVKLHKYWLDTSEACARVIFITEYVSSGSLKQFLKKTKKNHKAMNARAWKRWCTQILSALSFLHACSPPIIHGNLTSDTIFIQHNGLIKIGSVWHRIFSNALPHDLRSPIRAEREELRNLHFFPPEYGEVADGTAVDIFSFGMCALEMAVLEIQANGDTRVTEEAIARARHSLSDPNMREFILCCLARDPARRPSAHSLLFHRVLFEVHSLKLLAAHCFIQHQYLMPENVVEEKTKAVDLHAVLAELPRPRRPPLQWRYSEVSFMELDKFLEDVRNGIYPLMNFAATRPLGLPRVLAPPPEEAQKAKTPTPEPFDSETRKVIQMQCNLERSEDKARWHLTLLLVLEDRLHRQLTYDLLPTDSPQDLALELVHYGFLHEVRWVVQRGLAEGASGAGCAPPSPMPPSFHRTTG from the exons GTAAACCAGGGGAACATGCCAGGGCTTCAGAGCACCTTCCTAGCCATGGACACGGAGGAGGGGGTAGAGGTGGTGTGGAACGAGCTCCACTTCAGAGACAGGAAGGCCTTCGCGGCGCACGAG GAGAAGATCCAGACTGTGTTTGAGCAGCTGGTGCTGGTGGACCACCCCAACATCGTGAAGTTGCACAAGTATTGGCTGGATACCTCCGAGGCCTGCGCGAGG GTCATCTTCATCACAGAGTACGTGTCATCAGGCAGCCTCaagcaattcctcaaaaaaaccAAGAAGAACCACAAGGCCATGAACGCCCGG GCCTGGAAGCGCTGGTGCACGCAGATCCTGTCCGCGCTCAG CTTCCTGCACGCCTGCAGCCCCCCGATCATTCACGGGAACCTGACCAGCGACACCATCTTCATTCAGCACAACGGCCTCATCAAGATCGGCTCTG TGTGGCACCGAATCTTCTCCAATG CGCTGCCGCATGATCTCCGAAGCCCCATCCGCGCTGAGCGAGAGGAACTTCGGAACCTGCACTTCTTCCCCCCAGAGTACGGCG AGGTGGCCGACGGGACCGCTGTGGACATCTTCTCCTTTGGGATGTGTGCACTGGAG ATGGCTGTGCTGGAGATCCAGGCCAACGGGGACACCCGGGTCACAGAGGAGGCCATTGCTCGTGCCAGGCACTCACTGAGTGACCCCAACATGCGG GAGTTCATCCTTTGCTGCCTGGCCCGGGACCCTGCCCGCCGGCCCTCTGCCCACAGCCTCCTCTTCCACCGCGTGCTCTTCGAGGTGCACTCGCTGAAGCTCCTAGCAGCCCACTGCTTTATCCAGCACCAGT ACCTCATGCCTGAGAACGTAGTGGAGGAGAAGACCAAGGCCGTGGACCTGCATGCAGTCTTGGCGGAGCTTCCCCGGCCCCGCAGGCCTCCGCTGCAGTGGCG GTACTCGGAAGTCTCCTTCATGGAGCTGGACAAATTCCTGGAGGATGTCAG GAATGGGATCTACCCACTGATGAACTTTGCAGCCACTCGGCCCCTGGGGCTGCCCCGGGTGCTAGCCCCACCCCCGGAGGAGGCCCAAAAGGCCAAGACCCCGACGCCAGAGCCCTTTGACTCTGAGACCAGAAAG GTCATCCAGATGCAGTGCAACCTGGAGAGAAGCGAGGACAAGGCGCGCTGGCAT CTCACTTTGCTTCTGGTGCTGGAGGACCGGCTGCACCGGCAGCTGACCTACGACCTGCTCCCAA CGGACAGCCCTCAGGACCTTGCCTTGGAGCTTGTGCACTACGGCTTCCTCCACGAGGTGCGCTGGGTGGTGCAGCGTGGCCTGGCGGAGGGGGCAAGCGGGGCAGGCTGTGCCCCTCCGTCCCCCATGCCTCCCTCCTTCCACAGGACGACCGGATGA